From the genome of Carassius carassius chromosome 49, fCarCar2.1, whole genome shotgun sequence:
ATGATGTTAAAGGGAGGAGGCAGTGTGCCACCCTCCTCAAAGTAGCTCATCCAAAGTTTTGTTCTGGCAAACTTCCACTCAATATCAGCATGGTCCTGTGAAACAACCAAAGACAAGAGCTGATTATGCCAATTAAACAGTAAATTGAAAAAATAGTTGTACATTCAAAATTAATGTCACACTAAAGATGATGAACTTAAATGAACTAATGTGGCAAAAAAGTGATATAAGATAAgcttaaattatacaaatacacaaCTTctgacattgaaaaaaaaagttaaagggttagttcacccaaaaatgaaatttatgtcatttataactatcatgtcgttccaaacccgtaagacctccgttcatcttcggaacacagtttaagatattttagatttagtccaagagctttctgtccctccattgaaagtgtccagaaaggtaagaaaaacatcatctaagtagtccatgtgacatcagagggtcagttaaaatttgttgaagcatcaaagaTACATTTTGGTctttgactttattcagcattgtcttctcttccgggtctgttgtgagcgcgttcacaacactgcagtgtagtgatatccggttcgcgaacaaatcattcgattttaccggttcttcttgaaccagttcaccaaatcgaactgaatcgtttgaaactgttcgcatctccaataagcattaatccacaaatgacttaagctgctaacttttttaatgtggctgacacttcctctgagttcaaacaaaccaatatcccggagtaattcatgtactcaaactgtacacttactgaactgctgtgaagagagaactgaagaagaacaccgagccgagccagataacgaacaaaagactgactcgttttTGAGTctagaaccggttgcatcgggttttcggatcaccagtagtgatgggaagtttggttcttttccgcgaaccggttcttttggacagttcgattcataaaccggttgaaaaaaaaaggttcaccggttcttttgtgctcgacgtaatgacgtcattggcgatgattgcccttcattcaagtctccggtttacctgcgctcataacattagcacagaatcagttcagaatcaatcaccaaaagaaccagtttggttcagatgctctgtgtgtcagtctgcttcacgctgaatcacacatgcgcagtatcatcagctcctcggttcacgaatcggacgcgtctgacagaaacggttctcggttcagtgtactggtgatccgaaaaccgatgcaaccagttcttgacacgagaacgagtcaatctttcattcgttatctggctcggctcggtgttcatcttcagttctctcttcacagagaGAAGATTTTAATTcttaagatttaaactcagagggagtgtcagccacgtaaaaaaaagttaactactTAAttgatttgtggattaatgcttactggagacgtgACCCGTTTCAACCGAATcaattcgatttggtgaactggttcaagtaTACCGTATAccgacagtataccgtacatacatcttcaatggaggatcagaaagctctcgaactaaatctaaaataactgtgttccgaagatgaacggaggtcttacgggtttggaacgacatgagggtgagtcattaatgacataattttaatatttgggtgaactatccctttaatgtacccaaaagataaaaaaaaaactaataatttaaaGCACTTACAGCAATATGTTGATAGGAATTATTCATCATAGCAATGAGCATATTAAGAAGCACCACCAGAGAGATTATGCTGTAGGTCCCAAACATTGTGGCTCCAACAAATTCTGTGAATTCGTGTTGGGCCTCAACATTGGTCACGTGCAGGGCAACAAGACCAAATATGGACCAGAACAATGACTGCAATGTCTCaaacatgctgaaaaaaaaaaaacaatcaaaaatataatatCACTATTTTACTGCAAAACAAGCAAAATTGAGATTAAACCTATCAATCTAAGATGCTCACGTGGTGAATGCATTGTTCTGCTCTGAGCAACGGATACCCTTGCATGTGACGTTGTTAATAATTCTGCCATCAGTTTCATAATAGAAATACAGTTGATTGAGGCCATTTGCAAATGCGAGTAGCACCAGGCAGTAAATGAAGAGGAATTTGAGGATGTCCAGCAGCATTCGTCCGAGGGAGATCTGAAGAGGGCCCAGGTGGGAGTTGGCTGTGAAGAGTGAAATCAGTCGTAGGGAGCTAAATATATTAGCAATGGCAAACAAGGCCTCGCCCACCAAGGCAGGGTGCCACATCACCCATGCCTCCCGCTGCCCGTAGTTGTCAGAGAACTGCAGAAAGACAAGTGTTGAGAATTGCAGTATGAAATCGTTTCAAACCTCCGGTCAATCTCTTTCCAATTAAGAGTAGACTAACATCTTGCCCTGACCATTCAAAACCCAATATATTTTCTAGTGACAGATAATTTGTCTGTCCTCAATGAAAGTTCAAATGCTTTGAATGCAAATCACAGCCAATCAAAAATGTCTGTGTGTAACGTAGACAAGacaatttgaataaaaatctttggaaaaaaagtttggatAAAACTActaattcaaatataaaatatcagtGAACAGTTTGTGAAGCATTGTAAAAATTAAGCCAAATTTGGTTTGTTTTATAAAAAGGTTAAAAGAGaacatttttacttaattttcaacTTACCTTAAAGTAAGTGACGAACTTCAATGAGATGGTGGCCAGATACAGAGAATTCATCACAAAGTCCATGAGGTTCCACCAATCATGAATATAATCCTGAAATCCTCCGTCCCACATTTGTTTGATCTCAGCCCATACAAATCCTGTAAAGAAAAGAAATGCAAGAAAATTAATCTTCACCTGATCAAAATCTGATTGATCGCATCAGATTTTTCAGCCCTAAACACATATTACCTAAAACCCAGGGTAGGATCATCCATTCCACAGTGGTGGGCTCTGGACCCTGTTTGGGAAGCACCGGACCCCATTTAGTGAGCTCCGTGAGCTCTTGATTGTCCATTCGGTCCACGTGTTGGGAGGCCAACAGCAGGAGAAAGAGGAAGGTCAGATAAGAAGCAGTGTGGCATATAAACTTGATGAAGGGTTTCCGGATGAAGAGGCCATAGTGGCTCTTGGGAGCGATCAGGTAGAGCAGCGAAAAGAAAGGAAAGAGGAATCCGATGAACATACAGGTGATGAACTTGCTGGCCCAGTGGCGGCGCCTCCAGCCTGAGAACTCATCGTACCAGCGAGATGCAAGCAGCTGCTGACAGTTTGGCTGCGCTACAAACTAACCACAGAATAATGAAAAGAGATTAAACTGACATCGGATGAACTAAAAGAGTCTCTTATAGGTGTAAATTCACAATTAACTGTAAATAAATTGAGACATACAGTACATGAAATGTATAGAATGAGTTACTGAGATTTTGCTTAACTTTAATTTGATCATCTGCTTGCATTTTCTCACTGGAATGTGCAGCAAAGCAAAATCATTTTCTGCCTTCTATCATGCATGGAAACTTTCGTCAGTTGCACAAAACACAAATAATGCAGCCATGTCTTAATGAGAAGCAAGTGCCATTTGAAACAGAGCAAACAAAAAAGGCACAGAAAGGCTTACAATAACACTGTTCTTTTCTCTCAGGCTGCTCTATCTGGTTCTCATCATATCTGGTTTTAATCCCTATGGATGTTTTATGAAAGCTTTTCTGCACCTTTTGTAAAACCATCTGGGCTGCACATGGAACGCAACAAGCTAAACACTGACTTGTGTGAGTTAAACATGGATACATATGAATGTCATTTTGATGGCAGTAGTAGCAAAATCagcagaatatgttttttttttttttggtaaatgatTAGTTAAAACACATATCAGatttaatacataattttaatactaaaaatatttttgtataaaataaaatgttacaaatataaagatgtattttattatttaattatttacaaaagctttatatttatttatgcactctcaaaaaaaatccaaaagctgTCACTAGGGTGGTACATTTTAGGTAATATGTGCACTTTATGTATACTTAAATGTACCTTTAAAGTATTGAAAAGGTACCATCCAAATGACaggttttgtaccttttttcagagagtgtgtaaaatattttttattactatatttatattttcataaataaaaattatttactttcttttaactatatatatatatatatatatatatatatatatatatatatatatatatatatatatattataataataaattaaaaatcagaAACTGTTAATATCTTGATCATCATTTGAATTTACTTTTAGGTTTAACTTCCCTTTTTTGGTTCTCTAATTCATGAAAGACCAATAATGTAATTGAATATTTCGGCCATTCAGCCAAATAATTTGCGGTCATCTGACTGTGATGTGGAAGATCTTCCAGAGGAATTTCAATGACGCTGCTATATCCTGGTGTGCTTCTGTTAAATGACACAGATGCCACAGGTGAATAAAGACAACATCTTCCCCAGCTTACGGTAAGCATCACTTCTTTCTCCATTTTAAGTTATGTTTAAGCAAGCGCACACATACAGTACCAAACATATgcatgccaaaataaaagcctgcaaGTTGACATATATCACATAGAAGCCTTAAGTGCATAAGACTTTTTTTCTACCTTTCTAACAAAAAGAGCTTGTAGTGTTTAATCTGGACAGAAGGGGGCGATATAGCTCCATATACTGCTTCAGCCACTCTGCAGTATCCCCCTAGAGCAGTGGTTCCTAATTACGTTCCTGGACGCACATACCGCTCATTTTGCATGCCTCATTTCAAGCACAGTCCCTGACTACTGAAACAAACAACTATAAACACCTGTGTTTGTAATAATGAAATTTTATAATATGCTTGAATGCTGTTCCTATCTGGAGTTATTATTTTGCACTACTGGTAATGATCTTGAAGTCATTGTGGACTGCTTTCAAAGTTCTTGTTGTCCAATCTTGACATCTGAAAAGCACAAAACTCACCTCTTTCTGGTGGTACTTGATAGCCAGTCTCAGCCTGGCGAGATCATTATTCTCTTCATCCTCTAGGAGATTCATATTGTCCTTGTAGTTCAGAATCAACTCGAGCTCTCTTGAGCTGCGTGTTTGGTCGAGCAGATCTTTGGCGAACTGCTTGCATTGCTGGGAAAGCTCTTCATACTCTGACTTGAATTCATTCTCCACCTTGCTGAGCTCCTGGAGCTCCCAGCTGAGCTGAAAGGCCGTCAGGAAGGGGTCTTCACTGGAGAGGGCGATGAGCGAGGGGCTGGCCAGGGCCCGGTAGATGTTAAGACGGAATCTGGAATGTCGCAGGCTGTCCACGTCTGAGCTGGACACACATTCCATGCAGTTGCAGCGCACCTGGTGGGGCTGAGGCATGGAAACACCCTTCTGAACCAACATCTTGATGATCTCATAGTTGTTGGTGTGAGCGGCCAAGATGATGGGCGTTATGTCAGGAGTAAAATCAGAGAACTGTTTATCCAGCAGGATAGGAGGTACCTAGAAAAGAGAGAAATCAGGGttgatgaaaaaaatacaaaaaagatacACCTGCTTGAAAATCTAAAATCAGAATTTTTAATCTCGTTCTCTGATAAATGTAACTAAATATAGTTAGGATAGGTGTAGGTCATTTGGTTCTAAGacatttttgttatgctggttaaaAGTCTCTTCACATGTTAATAACAATCACTAAGTTTAATGGTCTCCATGTATTTATATCATCTGTGGAAGGTGTAGGACCATGAAATGTTCGTCCAATCATATCCCTCGGTCTGAGCTGTCTGTCAACGTATGTACTTGCATTCCTCCACGTACCTTTGTTTGTGCAGACACGATACATCATCAGCGCATTCCAttatgcagggagggtgggatcttatgctttcaaagctagcttCCTATTGCTAGCCTCACAAAAATCACCTACCCTACCTTTAAAactagaccaaaaaaaaaaaaaaagactggatAACTTCACatggaaaatggtttattttataatcattaatGGTTGATTTCTCAGGAAACAATACATTTCCCAGtattaccttattttaatgatttaaagatAAGAATACTGAGTAAGAAACAGATTTTTTGTTAAAGAAGCCATGAGTTATTACTGTGACATCAGCACTCCAGCTTCATGGTATCTGTCTCTACAATAAATTAAAAGTCATGCAAGGCAGCTCAACTCAGTCATTGGCCATCTTGGTTACCCCTCTAGACAGTTATTTTGTGTGCCATGTAATAAATAAAGTCTGTACTGAAACTTTTGCTCAGTTCAATGTTTCTTTgctgaaagtattaatttctttcaaaaagaaaaataactgaccccaaattttggaACGGTTGTATAGTTGTATGTCTATTATAACATAAGAAATTAATACCATTTGTATTCCTCtatcatttttttatgattttggtaCATAGTTAAATATACAAGGGAAAACTGgggaaaattaattattttgcatagtGTGCATTGTATATGATATTACATACACATTgtgccataattttttttttttttttttaaagttccatTGAAACGTAAGCGGTTTAGACCAAATACAATTTTCAACAATTTAGTCATATAAAACCACATATAAATGTGATCTGGATCAGGTtagttaaaatatcatttatttttgttttgctgttcAGACTACAAGAAAGCATGCATTTGAGTGGTTTTCTGtggtatacaaaaataaattagatttctTTTCTGCCTGTCTGAACAAAGCCTTTAAGCTGCTCAATGCATGATTCAATTATTCTGTGCTATcccataaacaacaacaacaaactaaatattaatttcatatgCTCAAccagatttttaaaacaaattcacCTTATTTTTCTGTGAGACACTGAGGCATGATATCAGTTTGCTACACTGTGTGGCACTGAAGTCATTAGCACTTTATCTGTAGCAGGGGTCACAGCCCTTCAAACAAAGTGGAAAATTACTTAATCTTCAGCTGGAAGAAAGTGAAAAGGATAATGCAAGCCATCTTCACAGAAAAGCAAGAAATTACTATTAAGAGAAGCACTACTTTCAAAACTTTTAATTAAACAGATAGGTCTACAGGGAAAAAATTTCCCTTTCAGAAAGGATTAGTGCATTCTCAGGTTCCAGCTATCACTGCGACatgaacaggaaaatcacttgaaacaGTTTAAAACAGTTTGGATGTAATCTGCACATTTACAGTCGCTTCACAAAAGAAGGGATTACCAAGGCAACTGGGAATTCCTGCATGTGTAAGTAGAATTGAAAAGAGGACCCAAGAGATGCTACAGTAGGTGAGACATCAAATTGTTTCGGTTAAACAGGAAACTCTGAAGTAAATTTGTCAGTGATTGTCATCTTACCTGCATTCCCCCGCTGGGCTTTTTATGGTTCAAAAGCAGCTCCACAGCCCCCACCACTTCCTTTCGTATGGCGTGTAAAAGTGCATCCCCCACATACA
Proteins encoded in this window:
- the LOC132132723 gene encoding short transient receptor potential channel 4-like: MSQLYFRRTGNFSYRDRIPLRIVRAESELSPLEKAYLCAVEKGDYASVKQALIEAEIYFKININCIDPLGRTALLIAIENENLEITELLLSFNVYVGDALLHAIRKEVVGAVELLLNHKKPSGGMQVPPILLDKQFSDFTPDITPIILAAHTNNYEIIKMLVQKGVSMPQPHQVRCNCMECVSSSDVDSLRHSRFRLNIYRALASPSLIALSSEDPFLTAFQLSWELQELSKVENEFKSEYEELSQQCKQFAKDLLDQTRSSRELELILNYKDNMNLLEDEENNDLARLRLAIKYHQKEFVAQPNCQQLLASRWYDEFSGWRRRHWASKFITCMFIGFLFPFFSLLYLIAPKSHYGLFIRKPFIKFICHTASYLTFLFLLLLASQHVDRMDNQELTELTKWGPVLPKQGPEPTTVEWMILPWVLGFVWAEIKQMWDGGFQDYIHDWWNLMDFVMNSLYLATISLKFVTYFKFSDNYGQREAWVMWHPALVGEALFAIANIFSSLRLISLFTANSHLGPLQISLGRMLLDILKFLFIYCLVLLAFANGLNQLYFYYETDGRIINNVTCKGIRCSEQNNAFTTMFETLQSLFWSIFGLVALHVTNVEAQHEFTEFVGATMFGTYSIISLVVLLNMLIAMMNNSYQHIADHADIEWKFARTKLWMSYFEEGGTLPPPFNIIPSPKSAWYLIRWIKSHFFNIKHRKRAETFGSLGMRAAENVRTNRQYQEVLRNLVKRYVAAMIRDGKKEEGLTEENFKELKQDISSFRYEVMGMMKGTKIGMSNSKGNLVYPDNPLKCSSTSAGSQLKGKLRLQNVATSVIQEGGLKSNAWKPGGLRGLVDGFISKNSNQMNCKGPNNPGEIYSVSEEAGESENEEQDDGKQGENGNQNKESEKDRVNKTSQEDDEMLYMRYMCAEEMNEEREYDGSRL